A stretch of DNA from Bacteroidota bacterium:
CCTTTATATCTGTGCAGATATCAACTATAATTTGTTCAGTAACTGAGTTTGAACAAAGATTGGAGCCTGTAACTGTATAAGTAATGCCATATGTTCCGCCTCCTACTGCTGTTGGATCAAACATTCCCCCTGAAACACCAGGGCCAGAATAAACACCACCGGAAGGAGAACCACCGGTTAAAGCAAAGGAAGTTCCATTATCACACACAGGTGAAGTAAAGGCATCAAAACTAACAGTAGGCAGATCATCAATAGTCACCTCAATAGAAGCATTGCTAGCACAACCTGTATTAGGTTCAGTTACCATTACTGAATAAGTTCCATTGGTGGTTACCAGCAGTGTTTGATCTGTTGTAAGATCATTCCAAACATAACCCATTCCAGGATTTTCGGCATCCAATAAAACAGTTCCACCGCATTGAGTGATATCTGAACCAAGATTGATAACCGGATTTGGGTTTATCATTACTTCTACAGTATCTGCATTACTGCATTCTGTAGCAGGATCAGTTACTGTAACTGAATAAGATCCACTTAAAGATACAGTTAACGTTTGATTTGTTGTTAAATCATTCCATTCATAATCCATTCCTGGGTTTTCTGCATCAATTAAAATTGTGCCACCACATTGAATAATATCAGCACCAAGGTAAACAACAGGGATAGGGTTTACAATTACATCAATAGTATCTGAACTACTGCATCCAGTATTAGGGTTTGTAACTGTAACAGAATAAATCCCACTGGTGGATGCTGTGAGGGTTTGATTTGTTGTTAAATCATTCCATTCAAAATCCATTGATGTGTTCCCTGCATCTAATATTTCAGTTCCACAGGCAATAACATCAGCACCCAAATTTACAACAGGAGAGGTATTTACATCAATAGAAACATTATTTGTTGCAGTACAGCCATTACCATCCGTAATAATTAAAGAATACATTTCAGAAACTGCAGGATAAGCTATAGGATTTGCAATTGTTGAACTAGATAATGTATTTGTTGGTGTCCAGGCATATTGAATTGTACTTGAAACACCTCCAGTTATAGATAAATTATAATCTTCAAATTCACCGTAGCCAGTATTACTACATGATGCAGTAACACCTACAGCGGAGCTATATTGGCAAGCAACTCTCATACGAGTTATTCCATTAAGTGCAGTGGTTGGGATTGTTATACTACCTGTTGCACTATTTGGTGCTGTGAATGTTGTAGTTGTATTAAAAACACTTTCCGCGGCTTCAAAAACACCATTTTGATTAAAATCAATCCAGACCCTGAATTGTTGTCCAAATGCGCCGCCTGGGCTAATTGAAATTGGATATTGGGTTGTTCCATTAGCTATTGCATTGGCTGTTAAAGAACTATAGTACGTATAGCTATTAGCTGCATCTCCACTAAAGTTATTTGTAATACCTGCAAATGAAACATTATCAATATAATCACCAGTAGCTCCTGTAAAAGCCACTGTTGGAAAGCAATAAGTAGCTGAAGGCAATATTGCTACAATTTGAGCACTATCTCCTTCACAAATAATAGCGGGAGTTGAGGTAATTGAAGTAATTACAGGTGAGTTAGAAACATTAACCAGAACAGTATCAGTTGATGTGCATCCATTTAATCCTAATCCTGTAACAACATAGGTTGATGTAACAGAAGGAGAAGCCTCAACAACATCACCAGTGGTTGCTGAAAGCCCTTGGGCAGGTGACCAGGTATATGAATCTGCCCCAGAAGCAATTATTTCAACAGGACTTCCAGGGATACAATAGGTAACAGATGAAGGAGTAACTGTAACTGCAATAGGATTTATGGTCAATGTAACCTGATCTATCACTACTGAAGAGCAATTGTCAGTTAAAGTAAGTGTGTAAACACCTGCTTGAGCCATAGTAACCATATTTAAAATAGGATTTTGATCATTCGAAACAAATCCGTTTGGGCCTGTCCATGCATAAGTATATGGTAAACCACCTCCTAAAGCAGTTGAAATCAACGCAACAGTTGTACCCTCACACACCGTATCATTTGGTGAGATGTTAACCGATAAGGTTAAGGGATCCACATTCAGGGTAATTGTCTCAGCGGAAGTGCAGCTGGAATATTCAGCAGTAACAGTATATGTTGTTGCTGCTGTTACATTTTCTGCAAGAGGATTAGCTATATTGGTTGCCGATAAAAATGTTGCCGGAGACCAATTAAGATTCACATTTGGGGTTTGAGCAAAAACTATGTTTGGCCTTTGTGAAAATGTACCTGTAATTGCTATATTGGAACAAACACCGGGAGCATCTGCTCTAAAATGCAAGGTTGAAACAAAAGGTGTTGCAGATTGGGTTACACTTGCATTTTCAATATAAGCAGTGTTGTTAAAGCATGTTTCTACTATTATATTTGATGTGCCATCCCATACAAATTGGGTTGAAAAAACATGAGTATTAAGACCCATTACTGGAATGTAACTAGGTGAATTATATACAGTTGTTCCAAGAGTTGCCCATGAAGTCATTGCTGTTAGTGAAGTATGACCCATTTTTATCTCGTAATTTGTTAGTGGGGCACCAGCATTTGGGTTTGTAACTAATAAAGCCATTGATTTAATTGGACCTGCAACCATGCCTGAAGCAGTTAATTCAGATGCCAAAATAAGCATTTGGTGACGGGCTCCATACCAATAATTGCCATATGGTGCAGGATAGGTTGTTGTACTATTTGTTAAAACACCAGTTCCAATTTTGAATGTTTCTGAAATATTTACTTGTAGCTGAGAATTACCACCTGGACATATATCAGAAGGAGAGGCAGTTACTGAAGTAATTTCAGGAGGATTAGAAACACTAACAAGAACTGTATCAACAGCAATACAACCGTTTAATGCCAGACCTGAAACAATATAGTATGTTGATCCAGAAGGAGAGGCTTGAACAATATCACCTGAAGTTGACGAAAGCCCAGTACTTGGCGACCATGTATAAGTATCAGCACCCGTTGCGTTTAATTGAACTGCGCTTCCCCCTGTACAATATGTAACTGCTGAAGGTGTAACCGTAACTGATGAAGGGTTTATTGTTAAGGTCACCTGATCTGTAATTACTGTTGTGCAATTATCGGTTAAAGTAAGGGAATAAACACCTGCTGATGACATGGCAACTGAATTTAAAACAGGGTTTTGATCAGTAGAAGTAAATCCATTTGGCCCAGTCCAAGCGAAAGAATATGGACTTCCTCCGCCCACGGGTATTGAATTTAAGGTAACATTCGTGCCTTCACAAACAGTGTTATCCGGAGAAATGCTAACAGATAAGGATAAAGTACTAATATTTATTGAAACGGTTTCATTAGCAGTACAACCTGAATTGTCAGCAGTAACAGTATATGTAGTTGCAACTGTTACATTTTCTGCAAGAGGATCGTCTAAATCAGTTGCTGATAAAAATGTTGCTGGAGACCAAGTGAAATCAACACCAGCTTTTTGAGTAAAAAACAAGTTTGGTCGCTGTGAAAAAGTCCCGGTACTTGAAGAGCTAGAACATATATTTGATGCATCAGCCCTATAGTGTATTGTTGAAACAAAAGGTGTAGTAGATTGAGAAACACTTGCATTGCTGCTGTAATTAGTATTGTTGAAACAAGTTTCAACAATAACATTTGACACCCCATCCCAAACAAATGGAGTAGAGAAAACATGGGTATTAAGGCCTAAAACGGGACTGTAAGCAAGTGATGAATATACAGTTGTTCCCACAGTTTCCCAGCCAGTCATAGCTGAAATTGCAGAATTACCCATTTTAATGCTATAATTAGCAAGAGGGGCACCCCCGTTTAAATTAGTTACATTTAATGCCATTGATTTTATCGGACCTGCTACAAGGCCTGAAGCAGTTAATTCAGAGGCTAAAATAAGCATTTGATGTCGAGCTCCATACCAAAAGTTACCATAAGGCGCAGGATAGGTTGTGGATGAATTAGTAATAGTACCTGTTCCAATTTGGAAGGAAAAATCAGCAATATTTACCTGTAGCTGCGAATTATCACCTGGGCATATGTCAGATGGAGAAGCAGTTACAGATGTAATACTTGGAGTTATTGCAGTAGTAACAATTGCATTAGCTGAACTTGAACATCCATTTACACTTAACCCAGTTACCGTATATTGTGTAGATGCGATAGGAGATGCATTCACACTATTTCCGGTAGTAGTGGATAGTCCATTAGCTGGTGACCATATATATGTACTAGCACCTGAGGCTTCTAATGATATTGGGGTTCCCTGAAGGCAAAAAGTGCTTGTGGTTGGTGTAACCGTAATTATTGGTAATGGATTTACTGTTACTACTGCTTCATTGGATAAGTCAGTTAAAGGCCCATTACTACATGTAGTTTCCATTACAAAATAATAAGTTCCAGTTGTTAAAATACCGGATGTGAAATTTGTTGTGGTTTCACCTGAACCGCCTAATGCATTTGAGTATGGTCCTCCCTGAGTTGAGGAAACTTTCCATTGATATGAAATTCCGATTTCAGCTGTAGCACCCATGGAGCTTAATGCACGGGTTTGTCCATCACAAATATTATATGTGCCTGGAGTAATTGTACCTCCATCTGCAGTTGAACATGAGCTTAAGATATATTCATCAGCCCCAATATTTGGAGTACTCATATTTCTTGCTTCCCCGTCTATATCTGTTGAAATCCAGGTTATGCCTGACATACTAGCTAATCCAAATAAATTTAAACTTAAAGTATGTAAATCATTTTCATTATTTATAAATTCAGGATTTGAAGAAATTGAATTTGCATCAATAGCTGTTGCAGGGGTGGTAATAGCCATATCCCAATCAGAAATAGTTGCACGGTCAGAAGCATTTGTTAATGCAGTAAAACCATTTGTTGGATTTGCTATGTAATAATCATTATTGTCAACCACAGATGTAGATGATCCCATGGCTGCAGTAGCTGTTGAGTAAATACAATAATGTTTTGCTATTCCTGCCTGAGCATTTGTATAGTTTGCAAATATATTGCTCCTTACATTGTTAGTAGTGGTTGATCCTCCTAAAGCAAAACAAACATTAGATGCAGTTAAAGATTGACTTCCATTAATACTTATTGAATTAAAATTAATATCATAAGTGCTTGTTGCATCCCCTGTTCCCACAAGCATGCCTGTTAATATTCTGGTTGCAGTAGCTGCTCCAGTGTACGCTGAGGAAATATCACTGATAAAGTTATTGTATATTTTCAAATTATGTGTACCTGTGGTGCTAAGGGATAGATCCATCCCTCTTTGCATATTAGTAGAGGTTGTTGAAGTATTTCTTATTCCATAAACCTTGTTGTTGTTAACATGAGAAACGCCTTGTCCTGCATTAACAAAAATGCCACGCTTTAAACCAGTAGAGGTTAAATTTCTTACTGTATTATTACTTATTGTTGCATTATTTTGGTTAAGAAATTGAATTCCATAGGCATCAATAGCTCCTGTACCTATACTTCCATTTGGTGTTCCACTATAACTAGCCCCGATTAAAGATTTTTGCACAATGTTTGACAAGCCAGGAAAAGCAGCCGCACCAGAGGTAATTAAAATACCTCCAAGTCCGCAATTCTCAATATATACGCTATCGATTAAATTGTTGTTGTTTGCTCCTGAAGCTGAGGTAGGAGTAAATCCACCACCCGTAGTTGATGAGGAAACAAGTATTCCAATTGCTACATTTCTTGTAATATTTAAAGAAACAGAACAATTCTTGA
This window harbors:
- a CDS encoding T9SS type A sorting domain-containing protein: MILSLNAQTVLIDASGDGGFSNGPTFTDNGWTVANGSLTNKWHIGTAPASFPNSSAFISDNNGVTHAYTNNSISVVHFYRDVTFPTGETAIKLVFDWQGLGESTFWDGVIVSLAPISYIPTASSVSLGLNVLNAPAIEIGRAWNSATVQSKTIIIPSSLAGNCAGPNTLRLIFTWKNDGSIGTNPSAAIDNISLTSATSFSPTIGTFTIDNTLPTSGNNFNSFTSAINWLNSAYVCGINNALVFNVTAGQVFDELPPVVTASGTALNTITFQKSGLGDNPVIRGLTGVGVTDAGISLMGGDYFTFDGIDVKDHSSNINNTTQMEYGYLLRNASATDGSSNNIIKNCSVSLNITRNVAIGILVSSSTTGGGFTPTSASGANNNNLIDSVYIENCGLGGILITSGAAAFPGLSNIVQKSLIGASYSGTPNGSIGTGAIDAYGIQFLNQNNATISNNTVRNLTSTGLKRGIFVNAGQGVSHVNNNKVYGIRNTSTTSTNMQRGMDLSLSTTGTHNLKIYNNFISDISSAYTGAATATRILTGMLVGTGDATSTYDINFNSISINGSQSLTASNVCFALGGSTTTNNVRSNIFANYTNAQAGIAKHYCIYSTATAAMGSSTSVVDNNDYYIANPTNGFTALTNASDRATISDWDMAITTPATAIDANSISSNPEFINNENDLHTLSLNLFGLASMSGITWISTDIDGEARNMSTPNIGADEYILSSCSTADGGTITPGTYNICDGQTRALSSMGATAEIGISYQWKVSSTQGGPYSNALGGSGETTTNFTSGILTTGTYYFVMETTCSNGPLTDLSNEAVVTVNPLPIITVTPTTSTFCLQGTPISLEASGASTYIWSPANGLSTTTGNSVNASPIASTQYTVTGLSVNGCSSSANAIVTTAITPSITSVTASPSDICPGDNSQLQVNIADFSFQIGTGTITNSSTTYPAPYGNFWYGARHQMLILASELTASGLVAGPIKSMALNVTNLNGGAPLANYSIKMGNSAISAMTGWETVGTTVYSSLAYSPVLGLNTHVFSTPFVWDGVSNVIVETCFNNTNYSSNASVSQSTTPFVSTIHYRADASNICSSSSSTGTFSQRPNLFFTQKAGVDFTWSPATFLSATDLDDPLAENVTVATTYTVTADNSGCTANETVSINISTLSLSVSISPDNTVCEGTNVTLNSIPVGGGSPYSFAWTGPNGFTSTDQNPVLNSVAMSSAGVYSLTLTDNCTTVITDQVTLTINPSSVTVTPSAVTYCTGGSAVQLNATGADTYTWSPSTGLSSTSGDIVQASPSGSTYYIVSGLALNGCIAVDTVLVSVSNPPEITSVTASPSDICPGGNSQLQVNISETFKIGTGVLTNSTTTYPAPYGNYWYGARHQMLILASELTASGMVAGPIKSMALLVTNPNAGAPLTNYEIKMGHTSLTAMTSWATLGTTVYNSPSYIPVMGLNTHVFSTQFVWDGTSNIIVETCFNNTAYIENASVTQSATPFVSTLHFRADAPGVCSNIAITGTFSQRPNIVFAQTPNVNLNWSPATFLSATNIANPLAENVTAATTYTVTAEYSSCTSAETITLNVDPLTLSVNISPNDTVCEGTTVALISTALGGGLPYTYAWTGPNGFVSNDQNPILNMVTMAQAGVYTLTLTDNCSSVVIDQVTLTINPIAVTVTPSSVTYCIPGSPVEIIASGADSYTWSPAQGLSATTGDVVEASPSVTSTYVVTGLGLNGCTSTDTVLVNVSNSPVITSITSTPAIICEGDSAQIVAILPSATYCFPTVAFTGATGDYIDNVSFAGITNNFSGDAANSYTYYSSLTANAIANGTTQYPISISPGGAFGQQFRVWIDFNQNGVFEAAESVFNTTTTFTAPNSATGSITIPTTALNGITRMRVACQYSSAVGVTASCSNTGYGEFEDYNLSITGGVSSTIQYAWTPTNTLSSSTIANPIAYPAVSEMYSLIITDGNGCTATNNVSIDVNTSPVVNLGADVIACGTEILDAGNTSMDFEWNDLTTNQTLTASTSGIYSVTVTNPNTGCSSSDTIDVIVNPIPVVYLGADIIQCGGTILIDAENPGMDYEWNDLTTNQTLTVSLSGSYSVTVTDPATECSNADTVEVMINPNPVINLGSDITQCGGTVLLDAENPGMGYVWNDLTTDQTLLVTTNGTYSVMVTEPNTGCASNASIEVTIDDLPTVSFDAFTSPVCDNGTSFALTGGSPSGGVYSGPGVSGGMFDPTAVGGGTYGITYTVTGSNLCSNSVTEQIIVDICTDIKESTKAAFVIYPNPTIGMFNIAISNATFEQLLISIVDLNGKQVYNAIDKNTPNHYIKQINLNNLARGVYFLKLNTGDELTIHKLVLQ